Proteins found in one Brevibacillus brevis genomic segment:
- a CDS encoding amylo-alpha-1,6-glucosidase has product MQFDLGMVPFSRYGSYLVLSRLGNAKRKEGLYLRNIRGGDNHDGAIFRIEMVADDVAIPFETEATPTLLRLYGDKGEVKLCMSEPQLVQVRGQGVGLRLVLESTAADYAIQAGAGCWEINHFSTEIRLRLTPLAGSLAVNLTKASREQQVAVTFLPDEETGVLEGVWEEFHTVWKERSYPAFADGWEQVKKEYDEWLERTLSVSEEHGEGLNEARELAAYITWSCVVRPEGYLPRSAMYMSKNWMTNIWSWDHCFNAMALTRANLPLAWDQLMIFIDRQDESGVFPDFINDRYALWNCCKPPIHGWTLRWMLNRNDAITNEMLEEVYEPLCRWTDWWFRYRDDDQDGIPQYNHGYDCGWDNSTIFLDGAPIESPDLPAYLILQTDLLADLAKRMGRSEEAAKWQEKAEMTLQRLLEKHWNGENFFATHSGSDQPTRGDSLIRYMPLVLGEKLPQDIRAKLIADLQERFLTENGLATESPTSSFYRADGYWLGPIWAPVTMLLVDGLRRAGEAEFSQEIARRFCRMAARSGMAENFDALTGDGLRDRAFTWTSSVFLMLAHEYV; this is encoded by the coding sequence ATGCAGTTTGATTTGGGAATGGTTCCTTTTAGCCGATACGGGTCGTATCTCGTACTCTCGCGTCTGGGTAACGCCAAGCGAAAAGAAGGACTATATTTGCGCAATATTCGTGGAGGAGACAACCACGATGGCGCGATTTTTCGAATCGAAATGGTAGCCGATGATGTGGCGATTCCATTTGAAACGGAGGCTACGCCAACCTTGCTGCGTCTTTACGGGGATAAAGGCGAAGTGAAGCTGTGCATGAGCGAGCCGCAGCTGGTGCAGGTACGTGGTCAAGGCGTTGGTTTGCGCCTGGTGCTCGAATCGACAGCGGCAGATTATGCGATTCAAGCTGGAGCCGGATGCTGGGAAATCAATCACTTTTCCACAGAAATTCGCTTGCGATTGACTCCGCTTGCTGGATCACTTGCTGTCAACCTTACGAAGGCATCGCGTGAACAGCAAGTCGCCGTAACCTTTCTTCCCGACGAGGAAACGGGTGTATTGGAAGGCGTATGGGAGGAGTTCCACACGGTATGGAAGGAGCGCAGCTATCCTGCCTTTGCCGATGGATGGGAGCAGGTAAAAAAAGAGTACGACGAGTGGCTGGAACGGACACTCTCTGTATCTGAGGAGCATGGCGAAGGCTTGAACGAAGCAAGAGAACTCGCGGCCTACATCACCTGGTCTTGTGTGGTGAGACCTGAAGGCTATCTGCCACGGTCCGCGATGTACATGTCCAAAAACTGGATGACGAATATCTGGAGCTGGGATCATTGCTTCAATGCGATGGCACTGACGCGAGCAAACTTGCCGCTGGCGTGGGATCAGCTCATGATATTTATCGACAGGCAGGATGAGAGTGGTGTTTTCCCCGATTTTATCAATGATCGGTATGCGTTGTGGAATTGCTGCAAGCCTCCGATTCACGGCTGGACGCTGCGCTGGATGCTGAATCGGAACGACGCAATTACAAACGAGATGCTGGAAGAGGTGTACGAGCCGCTTTGTCGATGGACCGATTGGTGGTTCCGTTACCGCGATGATGATCAGGACGGGATTCCGCAGTACAATCACGGTTATGACTGCGGTTGGGACAACAGCACGATTTTCCTCGATGGGGCGCCGATTGAAAGCCCGGATTTGCCTGCGTATTTGATTCTGCAAACGGATTTGCTGGCGGATTTGGCGAAGAGGATGGGGCGTTCGGAAGAGGCGGCGAAGTGGCAGGAAAAGGCCGAAATGACACTGCAACGACTGCTGGAGAAGCACTGGAATGGCGAAAACTTCTTCGCGACCCACTCCGGCAGCGACCAGCCTACCCGAGGGGACAGCTTGATTCGCTATATGCCTCTCGTGCTTGGCGAAAAGCTGCCGCAGGACATCCGGGCCAAGCTGATTGCCGATTTGCAGGAGCGGTTTTTGACCGAGAATGGACTGGCTACGGAGAGTCCAACCAGCTCTTTCTACCGCGCTGATGGCTACTGGCTAGGCCCGATCTGGGCGCCAGTGACGATGCTTTTGGTCGATGGATTGCGGCGAGCAGGTGAAGCAGAATTTTCTCAGGAGATTGCCAGACGTTTTTGCCGAATGGCAGCACGCAGTGGCATGGCGGAAAACTTCGATGCGCTGACAGGTGATGGTTTGAGGGACCGGGCCTTTACGTGGACGTCCAGTGTGTTTTTGATGTTGGCGCATGAGTATGTGTAA
- a CDS encoding YesL family protein: protein MGNRAKWEGWAWSFHQFGERLLRMAAAHLMWVVCTLLGGIVFGIFPATAALHDVLSGKWNDRGLLSAFWHAFRHYFWRSQWLGVGTVLSGAILWVDVVFFLRMGTLWGLSIAAVFAGIGFLHAATSCHAFSLLVREDADVKRTLKQSFWLVAAFPLHSLVTMGGLLLLLILLLAVPVLPILLGASLPVWWMNARMSRLLEKRDRTRSTKQPRGETYAV from the coding sequence GTGGGGAATCGGGCGAAGTGGGAAGGCTGGGCATGGTCATTTCATCAATTTGGTGAGCGATTGTTGCGGATGGCGGCAGCGCATCTCATGTGGGTGGTGTGCACGCTCTTGGGAGGCATCGTCTTTGGAATCTTCCCAGCGACAGCTGCTCTACACGACGTACTTAGCGGCAAGTGGAATGACCGTGGGCTTTTGTCCGCTTTCTGGCATGCTTTTCGCCACTACTTCTGGAGGAGCCAATGGCTTGGCGTAGGGACGGTGCTATCGGGGGCAATCCTGTGGGTCGATGTGGTGTTTTTCCTTCGAATGGGCACCCTGTGGGGGCTCTCGATTGCGGCCGTTTTTGCGGGGATTGGATTCTTGCATGCGGCTACTTCTTGCCACGCTTTTTCCCTGCTTGTTCGGGAGGATGCAGACGTGAAGCGGACGCTCAAGCAATCGTTTTGGCTAGTCGCGGCCTTTCCGTTGCATTCGCTCGTCACGATGGGAGGCTTGCTCCTTCTCTTGATTCTTTTGCTGGCGGTTCCCGTTTTGCCGATCTTGTTGGGAGCGAGCCTGCCCGTCTGGTGGATGAACGCCAGAATGAGTCGTCTGCTGGAAAAGCGCGATCGTACACGATCGACGAAGCAACCTCGAGGTGAGACATATGCAGTTTGA